One part of the Candidatus Bathyarchaeota archaeon genome encodes these proteins:
- a CDS encoding DUF996 domain-containing protein, with the protein MNYETNKILGGIGAILMFIGILPVANFYGILELIGAVLILAALYGLSGHFHESGIFKNAVIGVLAGVVGAVLAFVILVAVVLANISSFLYQLYPGWDGSWASLSGMTADTSQFTSGNFDYSTLVPLVTGALAVLVILWVFAIVGTFFIRRSLKQVSAKSGVGLFGTAGTLLLAGAFLTIIGFGLLLMWIAALLLAIAFFQLKQAEPIAPPTYPPPPQPPT; encoded by the coding sequence ATGAACTATGAAACGAACAAAATCTTAGGCGGCATCGGCGCGATCTTGATGTTCATCGGCATCTTGCCCGTGGCGAACTTTTACGGTATATTGGAATTAATCGGTGCAGTGCTCATCTTGGCGGCGTTGTATGGGCTTTCAGGGCATTTTCATGAGTCAGGCATCTTCAAGAACGCAGTCATCGGCGTACTTGCAGGCGTAGTGGGCGCGGTCTTAGCGTTTGTTATTTTGGTTGCGGTTGTCTTGGCTAACATTAGCAGTTTTCTCTACCAGCTTTACCCAGGTTGGGATGGCTCGTGGGCTTCTCTTTCAGGCATGACGGCTGACACAAGCCAGTTTACCTCAGGCAACTTTGACTACAGCACTCTTGTTCCGCTTGTAACGGGTGCGCTTGCTGTGCTGGTTATTCTGTGGGTTTTTGCCATAGTCGGCACGTTCTTCATCAGGCGCTCACTAAAACAGGTCAGTGCAAAATCGGGTGTTGGCTTATTCGGAACCGCTGGAACCTTACTGTTGGCTGGCGCGTTTTTAACCATAATCGGCTTCGGCTTACTGTTGATGTGGATTGCAGCGCTGCTTTTGGCAATCGCCTTCTTCCAGCTAAAGCAAGCAGAACCCATAGCACCGCCAACTTATCCGCCGCCACCACA